In Mytilus edulis chromosome 13, xbMytEdul2.2, whole genome shotgun sequence, a single window of DNA contains:
- the LOC139502369 gene encoding uncharacterized protein has protein sequence MQQIDEAANDTLEVTFYTDDIRTFNSTQNEDFFDIIAFENNPIFVGIFCGCVFLMGFSIFLWFFFRTNPSERFDLSFSLSVSHNNSTAKQTNYKEGQHGRESAFKLLNETIIEVSERE, from the exons ATGCAACAAATAGACGAAGCAGCCAACGATACTCTGGAAG TTACATTTTACACAGACGATATCAGAACCTTTAATTCAACACAGAATGAAGATTTCTTTGACATTATAGCTTTTGAAAACAACCCGATATTTGTTGGTATCTTTTGTGGGTGTGTGTTTTTGATGGGTTTCAGCATATTCCTATGGTTTTTCTTTCGAACGAATCCATCAGAAAGATTTGACCTTAGTTTCTCATTATCT GTTTCACACAATAATTCAACTGCGAAACAAACTAACTATAAGGAAGGACAACATGGTAGAGAAAgtgcttttaaacttttaaatgaaaCAATCATAGAAGTGTCTGAAAGAGAATAA